A stretch of Aureispira sp. CCB-E DNA encodes these proteins:
- a CDS encoding PQQ-binding-like beta-propeller repeat protein: MDRSGKILVGIIAITFGGIVVLLYQLHLGHVVVPTMEASQLELDASKETTVVITHERNPYKGSFKKQDGSIFTLELLNASFLHNPMRNYYGDSAPSQLNVLWKHKLGQGITKVGTEEKIWKGAGWTGQPLIVAENGEKYLIQGAYDHHLKKIDAKTGQLIWQYQYDDVIKGTGSLWLNHQADSLKHFCVILQGSRAGKSTYATTIPSYRAISLITGEELWRLNSAKTASYSRDVDASALIVNDTAYIGLENSIWTIFDPDPKNATQRGGLLQPQIYKNKDTLYLKSDWEKHQGNLVTEASPTLLGHRIYIASGSGHIWGYNLQTDSIDWDYYVGSDIDGSPVVTKDSCLLVTIEKQYIKGHGGVLKLNPSKSPNEAVEWFFPTENKPFSTWDGGVIGSTGVNYSFKKLGEPNIAVFTAIDGFMYVVNTDSLDLTQPKATFDSTHFFSQPTLLFKYKTGSSISTPIIIKDKLIAASYKGIYLFDFDSNMNFKLRDMVKVRCESTPVVDEGKLYVASRNGYLYCFGNVDSTK; encoded by the coding sequence ATGGACAGATCAGGTAAAATTTTAGTTGGAATAATTGCCATTACCTTCGGAGGAATTGTTGTTTTGCTTTATCAATTGCACCTTGGGCATGTTGTAGTTCCAACAATGGAAGCTTCTCAATTAGAATTAGATGCTTCTAAAGAAACAACGGTTGTTATTACTCACGAGCGCAATCCATACAAGGGGAGTTTCAAAAAACAAGATGGAAGTATCTTTACGTTAGAGCTATTGAATGCCAGTTTTTTGCATAATCCTATGCGAAACTATTATGGCGATAGCGCACCAAGTCAGTTGAATGTACTATGGAAGCACAAACTAGGGCAGGGAATTACCAAAGTAGGTACAGAGGAGAAAATATGGAAAGGGGCAGGTTGGACAGGACAGCCTTTGATAGTAGCTGAAAATGGAGAAAAGTATTTGATACAAGGAGCATACGATCATCATTTGAAAAAAATAGATGCCAAAACAGGGCAATTGATTTGGCAGTATCAATACGATGATGTAATAAAAGGGACTGGTAGTTTGTGGTTGAATCATCAAGCAGATTCTTTGAAACATTTTTGTGTAATTCTGCAAGGAAGTCGGGCAGGGAAAAGCACTTATGCCACAACAATTCCAAGCTACCGAGCTATTTCTTTGATTACAGGGGAAGAACTTTGGCGTTTGAATAGTGCTAAGACAGCAAGTTATAGTAGAGATGTCGATGCTTCTGCTTTGATTGTAAATGATACGGCTTACATTGGTTTGGAGAATAGCATTTGGACTATTTTTGACCCTGATCCCAAAAACGCAACTCAAAGAGGTGGTTTGTTGCAGCCTCAAATTTATAAAAACAAAGATACCCTTTATCTAAAAAGTGATTGGGAGAAACACCAAGGAAATTTGGTAACAGAAGCATCGCCCACTTTGTTGGGGCATCGAATTTATATTGCCTCAGGATCTGGGCATATTTGGGGATACAATTTGCAGACAGATAGTATTGATTGGGATTACTATGTAGGATCAGACATTGATGGTTCGCCAGTTGTAACAAAAGATAGCTGTTTGTTGGTAACTATTGAAAAGCAGTATATAAAAGGACATGGAGGTGTTTTGAAGCTAAATCCTAGCAAAAGTCCGAATGAAGCAGTAGAATGGTTTTTTCCAACAGAAAACAAGCCTTTTTCGACTTGGGATGGTGGGGTCATCGGTTCTACAGGAGTTAACTATTCTTTTAAGAAGTTGGGGGAACCCAATATAGCGGTGTTTACAGCAATTGATGGCTTTATGTATGTTGTTAATACAGATTCCTTAGATCTTACTCAACCCAAGGCAACATTTGATAGCACGCATTTTTTCTCTCAACCAACGCTTCTTTTTAAATACAAGACAGGTTCCTCTATTTCTACACCAATTATTATCAAAGACAAGCTAATTGCAGCAAGCTACAAAGGAATTTATTTGTTTGACTTTGATAGTAATATGAATTTTAAGCTTCGAGATATGGTCAAAGTCCGATGTGAATCAACCCCTGTTGTAGATGAAGGGAAATTATACGTAGCTTCTAGAAATGGTTATTTGTATTGTTTTGGAAATGTAGATTCAACTAAGTAA
- a CDS encoding flavin reductase family protein — MRSITPGEIETKDLHQFILGAVAPRPIAFVSTIDDKGVANIAPYSFFNAFSSNPPVLVFSSNRRVADNTTKDTLHNIELNQEVVVNVVNYSIVRQMALASISYPSDVSEFAKSGLTPLKSEMVQPFRIKESPAHFECKVSEIITLGEHGGAGHLIICQVLKLHVSEEVLDGDRINPHKIDLVGRMGRAHYVRASGANIFDVYQSVVKLSLGFDQLPPHLVNSTVLTGNDLAQIAGLYEFPKDDLIQELLMSNEVQEVLISAEAPDETMLEGLHKLAKKALNEGEPEKAFGFAMLYEAVG; from the coding sequence ATGCGTAGCATTACTCCTGGAGAAATAGAAACTAAAGATTTGCATCAATTCATATTAGGTGCGGTAGCCCCAAGACCCATTGCATTTGTGAGCACAATTGACGATAAAGGAGTGGCGAACATTGCTCCTTACAGCTTTTTTAATGCTTTTAGCTCTAATCCTCCTGTTTTAGTTTTCTCTTCCAATAGACGCGTTGCAGATAATACGACAAAAGACACCTTGCACAATATTGAGCTTAACCAAGAAGTCGTTGTTAACGTAGTTAATTATTCTATTGTTCGTCAAATGGCGTTGGCCAGCATTTCATACCCCTCTGATGTCAGCGAATTTGCAAAGTCAGGACTAACTCCTTTAAAATCCGAAATGGTACAACCATTTAGAATCAAAGAATCTCCTGCTCACTTTGAATGCAAAGTAAGTGAAATCATTACCTTAGGGGAACATGGGGGTGCAGGGCATCTAATTATATGTCAGGTTTTAAAATTACATGTCAGCGAAGAGGTGCTAGATGGCGACAGAATCAACCCACACAAAATTGATTTAGTGGGAAGAATGGGGCGAGCACACTATGTTCGAGCGAGTGGTGCTAATATTTTTGACGTCTATCAATCTGTTGTCAAACTATCATTGGGTTTTGATCAATTACCTCCTCACTTAGTCAATAGTACCGTACTTACTGGCAATGATTTGGCTCAAATTGCAGGCTTATATGAATTCCCTAAAGATGATTTGATTCAAGAATTATTGATGAGTAATGAAGTCCAAGAAGTATTAATTAGTGCAGAAGCTCCTGACGAAACCATGCTAGAAGGCTTGCATAAGTTAGCCAAAAAAGCATTAAATGAGGGGGAACCAGAAAAAGCATTTGGCTTTGCTATGCTTTACGAAGCAGTAGGTTAA
- a CDS encoding aminotransferase class I/II-fold pyridoxal phosphate-dependent enzyme — protein sequence MEHTEKINEWIPKYIRKLVASKEALVETLDIKAGFLNAHRPTGLYGTVGTDEDYSQRPDIKATRLKEELAAYTNLTPQQICIGNGSTELIDLVIRTFCHVGQDHIIGFQPSNNRLKHFAKMQALEIDLLELGHNFEMPIYEVRKSTTEATKLLFIENPNHITGSCFANFDIVDLVTSFDGIVVIDESAIDYAPNQSLVSIINECSNVIIIQSFSRAWGLAGLPVGMAYASPEIIRILNILKPPFSVNTVAQKMATKALYVPDQKARIVTRTIEERAQVKTMLEKLPAVLEVFDSETNTLLIKVEDASIMTQHLRKEELIHVLNVSDLPGLDNCIRITIGKGLDNMRLVKAFKDMPIKTSGSRLFWKAVSGTLRQASSFLGIFKKILGV from the coding sequence ATGGAACATACAGAAAAAATAAATGAATGGATTCCAAAATACATTCGAAAGTTAGTTGCTTCTAAAGAAGCTTTGGTCGAAACGCTTGATATCAAAGCAGGTTTTCTGAATGCACATCGCCCTACTGGCTTGTATGGAACAGTTGGCACCGATGAAGATTATAGTCAACGTCCAGATATCAAAGCAACTCGACTCAAAGAAGAATTAGCTGCTTATACTAACTTAACGCCTCAACAAATTTGTATAGGCAACGGATCTACCGAATTGATTGATTTGGTTATTCGCACCTTTTGCCATGTTGGACAAGATCATATTATAGGATTTCAACCTTCTAACAATCGCCTAAAGCATTTTGCAAAAATGCAGGCACTTGAAATTGATTTACTAGAATTAGGTCATAATTTTGAAATGCCTATTTATGAGGTTCGCAAATCCACTACAGAAGCCACAAAACTGCTTTTTATTGAAAACCCTAATCATATTACGGGTTCTTGTTTTGCGAATTTTGATATTGTAGACTTAGTCACTAGTTTTGACGGAATTGTTGTGATCGATGAATCTGCTATCGACTATGCACCGAATCAGAGCTTAGTTTCCATTATCAATGAGTGTTCTAATGTTATCATCATTCAAAGTTTTTCTAGAGCATGGGGTTTAGCAGGGCTTCCAGTCGGCATGGCTTATGCTAGTCCAGAAATTATCCGAATTTTAAATATTTTAAAACCTCCTTTTTCGGTCAATACGGTAGCTCAAAAAATGGCCACTAAAGCATTGTATGTACCCGATCAAAAAGCGAGAATTGTAACTAGAACAATTGAGGAAAGGGCGCAAGTTAAAACAATGCTAGAAAAGCTCCCTGCGGTATTAGAAGTTTTTGACAGTGAAACGAATACACTCTTAATCAAAGTTGAAGATGCTTCTATCATGACACAACACCTTCGAAAAGAAGAGCTTATTCATGTTTTAAACGTTTCTGACTTACCAGGTTTAGACAACTGCATTCGGATTACCATTGGAAAAGGCTTAGATAACATGCGTCTGGTCAAAGCATTCAAAGATATGCCTATTAAGACATCTGGAAGTCGTTTGTTCTGGAAAGCAGTTTCTGGAACACTGCGCCAAGCCAGTTCTTTTTTGGGTATTTTTAAGAAAATATTAGGGGTCTAA
- a CDS encoding ArsA family ATPase gives MRIILFTGKGGVGKTTTAAATALQCARKGLKTLVVSTDPAHSLSDALHVELQPEPTLITENLWGQEFDVYYSMKKNWESMRHLMLSIFKWRGVNNVVAEELSVLPGMEEASAFLWIEKYYQEKFYDVLIIDSAPTGETLTLLTLPQVMQSWLTKAFPGQKMVIKAVGKILKKTKGIPLEEGYEELQNLFNKLETVQKIMLNPEICSIRIVANPERMVIQEAKRAYTYLNLYGYNVDAVVVNRILPELAGGAGSVFEQYVQSQSKYLQDIEESFQPLPIFKVEHQGQEVFGLELLQQIATAIYSEANPAKIFHNESPFKVEEFSDYYKVSMYLPFIGAEEFSLEKYGDELVISIGGRKKSVLLPRFANFLDLDGHAFNNSWLHIRLKKG, from the coding sequence ATGCGAATCATACTATTTACAGGAAAAGGAGGAGTTGGAAAAACAACCACGGCTGCTGCCACAGCCTTACAATGCGCTAGAAAAGGTTTAAAAACATTAGTCGTTTCTACCGACCCTGCGCACAGTTTGTCTGATGCCCTCCATGTTGAGCTTCAGCCCGAACCTACTCTGATTACAGAAAACTTATGGGGACAAGAATTTGATGTCTACTATTCTATGAAAAAGAATTGGGAGAGTATGCGCCACTTAATGTTGTCTATTTTTAAATGGCGAGGTGTGAACAACGTTGTTGCAGAAGAGTTATCAGTATTGCCGGGTATGGAAGAAGCCTCTGCTTTCTTGTGGATTGAAAAATATTATCAAGAAAAATTTTACGATGTCTTAATTATAGATAGTGCTCCTACAGGCGAAACATTGACATTACTCACCTTGCCTCAAGTCATGCAATCTTGGTTAACCAAAGCCTTTCCTGGGCAAAAAATGGTTATCAAAGCTGTTGGCAAAATCTTAAAAAAGACCAAAGGCATTCCGCTAGAAGAGGGCTATGAAGAACTACAAAACTTATTTAATAAGTTGGAAACCGTTCAAAAAATCATGCTCAATCCTGAAATTTGTTCTATTCGTATTGTAGCCAATCCAGAGCGCATGGTTATACAAGAAGCCAAACGTGCTTATACTTACCTCAACTTGTATGGTTACAATGTAGATGCAGTCGTTGTGAATCGAATTTTACCAGAGTTGGCTGGTGGTGCGGGGTCTGTTTTTGAGCAATATGTTCAATCTCAAAGCAAGTACCTTCAAGACATCGAAGAAAGTTTTCAACCTTTGCCTATTTTTAAAGTAGAACATCAAGGACAAGAAGTATTTGGTCTAGAATTATTACAACAAATAGCCACAGCCATCTATAGCGAAGCCAATCCTGCTAAGATATTTCATAACGAAAGTCCTTTCAAAGTAGAAGAATTTTCAGATTACTACAAAGTCTCTATGTACCTTCCTTTTATTGGTGCCGAAGAATTTAGCTTAGAAAAATACGGCGATGAATTAGTCATTAGTATTGGTGGACGTAAAAAAAGTGTCCTCCTTCCTCGTTTTGCTAATTTCTTGGACTTGGATGGTCATGCTTTTAATAATTCTTGGTTGCACATACGTCTAAAAAAGGGGTAA
- a CDS encoding GNAT family N-acetyltransferase — MTLNWVCKSFETLSGIEVYQLGHLRQQVFVVEQNCPYLDFDNLDTICAHVMAFNDQNQLMAYTRLVPKGGSYEHDISIGRVVTSPLTRGKGVGRLLMEKSIDYCWGLWGKQNIRISAQDYLLEFYESLGFKDTGKKYLEDNIPHTQMYLEVK; from the coding sequence ATGACACTAAACTGGGTTTGCAAATCATTTGAAACATTATCAGGAATAGAGGTTTATCAACTTGGTCACTTGCGCCAACAAGTCTTTGTTGTAGAGCAAAACTGTCCTTATTTGGATTTTGATAACTTGGATACAATCTGTGCGCATGTTATGGCGTTCAATGACCAAAATCAACTCATGGCGTATACTCGATTGGTTCCCAAAGGAGGATCTTATGAGCATGATATTTCAATTGGGCGTGTGGTCACCAGTCCTTTGACACGAGGCAAGGGAGTTGGGCGATTGTTAATGGAAAAATCCATTGATTATTGTTGGGGTTTGTGGGGCAAACAGAATATTCGCATTTCTGCACAGGATTACTTATTGGAATTTTATGAAAGCTTAGGTTTTAAGGATACGGGTAAAAAATACCTAGAGGACAATATCCCTCATACACAAATGTATTTGGAAGTAAAGTAG
- a CDS encoding type III pantothenate kinase, translating to MNLCIDVGNTQVKLGVYDAQNVLHSFSIHSELSIPLLEKVCSEFAIKHAILSSVRADYQQIIDFLSTQLQTVIQLSAATKVPLKSQYQTPKTLGNDRLAAVVGATVIHPTQGVLVVDAGTCITYDFVTAQHVYMGGSILPGIQMRFRALHQFTAKLPLIEQENLNHFIGTSTKTSIQTGVLYGVLHELKGFKLQYEQQFGNIKVIVTGGDASYFESQLKNEIFAQPKLVLIGLNKILNYNTQ from the coding sequence ATGAACCTATGCATTGATGTAGGCAATACACAAGTAAAACTAGGGGTTTATGATGCACAGAATGTCTTACATTCATTTTCTATACATTCTGAATTATCAATCCCCCTCTTAGAAAAAGTATGTTCAGAATTTGCAATAAAACATGCCATTCTATCCTCTGTTCGGGCAGATTATCAGCAAATTATAGACTTTTTGAGCACACAGCTACAAACTGTCATTCAGTTATCAGCAGCAACCAAGGTTCCATTAAAGAGCCAATATCAAACTCCTAAGACATTAGGGAATGACCGGCTGGCAGCTGTGGTTGGCGCAACAGTAATACATCCTACACAAGGAGTTTTGGTCGTAGATGCAGGCACTTGTATCACTTATGATTTTGTTACAGCTCAACATGTTTATATGGGAGGAAGTATTTTACCAGGTATTCAAATGCGTTTTCGAGCTTTACACCAATTTACAGCAAAACTACCTTTGATTGAGCAAGAAAATTTGAACCACTTTATCGGTACCTCTACCAAAACATCTATTCAAACAGGAGTACTTTATGGTGTTTTACACGAACTGAAAGGTTTTAAATTACAATATGAACAACAATTTGGCAATATTAAGGTCATTGTGACTGGAGGCGATGCATCTTATTTTGAAAGTCAACTTAAAAATGAGATATTTGCGCAGCCTAAACTCGTTTTGATAGGTTTAAATAAGATTTTAAATTATAATACACAATAG
- a CDS encoding DUF3458 domain-containing protein, translated as MTHKHLITLVAIALFWTACTTNSRIITVDYTVENRDLDTVSVTASRTSNFERPVYNPSATRTNDLLHTKLDVSFDWANQYLNGKAVLELKPVFHPTNQVRLDAKGFDIHKVALIGIAGQVPLQYKYENNKDLYITLDRTYKANEVYRLYIVYTAKPNELPVGGSEAITSDKGLYFINPLGTEKGKPQQIWTQGETESSSCWFPTIDRPNERCTQEIFITVEDRFKTLSNGNLVNSVENSDGTRTDYWKMDLPHAPYLFAMVVGEFAVVSEEWNNKLLQYFVEPKYEKDAKAIYKNTPEMLTFFSEKLGVSYPWPKYSQAVVRDYVSGAMENTTAVIFGDFVQMTTRELIDNSDLNEGIVAHEMMHHWFGDLVTCESWANLALNESFANYSEYLWFEHKYGRDAADYIRKNEIDGYMNQAIIGGDKHPLIYYGYADKEDMFDAHSYNKGGTILHMLRNYVGDDAFFASLKKYLEDNKYQAAEVHNLRLAFEKVTGEDLNWFFNQWFFTAGHPDLTVTKTYDEATRTLKVTVKQTQNYKESTVFILPFAIDVYTSASGKPQRTNVIMTEQEQTFSIYTGSAPVWVGVDAERVILGKRKYKQSKEELVNQFRLSKRYQNRYEALKELRYSQDKNPDVQRLFRDALKDPFWSIREQAIDAINIDPNDQLLINKLIELAQKDPRSQVRRAAMERIGGLEDAQYLEVAKNAVDKEQSYIVISAALQAIYRTSPALGTEYAERLKKEDNVSILLGIAAIFEKTGDKKHIPFYENNWNKTDNYARFTFFNSYAALLENTKDESLVREKIDYFKTIATNEDVSQWGRYAASNALKKLRDDYFSQAEKEYKKIETSILDLKGQDTKDALTQLQILLKDKSNANYERAVDAIQRLKGNEIGSILDRVDEFSKVNTYDIIAEAIEEIKEWEEDPTLLRLYRSW; from the coding sequence ATGACCCACAAACATTTAATTACTTTAGTTGCTATCGCCTTGTTTTGGACAGCTTGCACAACTAATAGTAGAATTATTACGGTTGATTATACGGTTGAAAACAGAGATTTGGACACCGTTTCAGTCACGGCTTCTAGAACATCCAATTTTGAGCGCCCTGTTTACAATCCTAGTGCCACTCGTACCAATGACTTGTTGCATACCAAACTAGATGTTTCTTTTGATTGGGCAAATCAGTATTTGAATGGAAAAGCTGTTTTAGAATTAAAACCTGTTTTTCATCCAACCAATCAGGTGCGGTTGGATGCAAAGGGTTTTGATATTCACAAAGTTGCTTTAATTGGTATTGCTGGTCAAGTACCATTGCAATATAAATATGAGAACAATAAGGATCTCTATATTACCTTGGATCGAACGTATAAAGCCAACGAAGTGTATCGTTTGTACATTGTGTATACTGCTAAACCAAATGAATTGCCTGTTGGTGGTAGCGAAGCAATTACGTCCGACAAAGGACTCTATTTTATCAATCCATTGGGAACAGAAAAGGGCAAACCTCAACAAATTTGGACACAGGGAGAAACGGAGTCTAGTTCTTGTTGGTTCCCTACCATTGATCGCCCCAACGAGCGTTGTACTCAAGAAATTTTCATTACGGTGGAAGATCGTTTCAAAACACTATCCAATGGTAACTTAGTCAATTCGGTTGAAAATTCGGATGGTACTCGTACTGACTATTGGAAAATGGATTTGCCACATGCACCATATTTATTTGCGATGGTTGTTGGTGAGTTTGCTGTTGTCTCTGAAGAATGGAACAATAAATTGTTGCAATACTTTGTAGAGCCTAAATACGAAAAAGACGCTAAGGCTATTTATAAAAACACGCCCGAAATGTTGACCTTTTTCTCCGAAAAATTGGGAGTTAGTTATCCTTGGCCTAAATACTCACAAGCTGTTGTTAGAGATTATGTCTCTGGCGCTATGGAAAATACAACTGCTGTGATCTTTGGTGATTTTGTTCAAATGACAACAAGAGAGTTAATTGATAATAGCGACCTCAACGAAGGTATTGTAGCCCATGAAATGATGCACCATTGGTTTGGTGACTTGGTAACTTGCGAAAGTTGGGCTAATCTTGCATTGAACGAATCGTTTGCAAACTATAGCGAATACCTTTGGTTTGAACACAAATACGGTAGAGATGCTGCTGATTATATCCGCAAGAATGAAATTGATGGTTATATGAACCAAGCTATCATCGGAGGCGACAAACACCCCTTAATTTACTACGGGTATGCTGATAAAGAGGATATGTTTGATGCTCATAGTTACAACAAAGGAGGAACTATTTTGCATATGTTGCGCAACTATGTTGGAGATGATGCCTTTTTTGCAAGCTTGAAAAAGTATTTGGAAGATAATAAATATCAAGCGGCAGAGGTACACAATTTGCGTTTGGCTTTTGAAAAGGTAACAGGAGAAGATTTAAACTGGTTTTTCAACCAGTGGTTCTTTACAGCAGGGCATCCTGACTTAACTGTTACCAAGACATACGACGAAGCAACACGTACCTTAAAAGTAACCGTTAAACAAACTCAAAACTATAAAGAAAGTACTGTATTTATACTCCCCTTTGCTATTGATGTTTATACCTCGGCTAGTGGCAAACCACAACGTACGAATGTAATTATGACAGAGCAGGAGCAAACATTCTCCATTTATACAGGAAGTGCCCCTGTTTGGGTCGGAGTAGATGCAGAAAGAGTCATCTTAGGAAAACGTAAATACAAACAGAGTAAAGAAGAGTTAGTCAACCAATTTAGACTAAGCAAACGTTATCAAAATCGCTATGAAGCGTTAAAGGAATTGAGATATTCTCAAGATAAAAATCCTGATGTGCAGCGATTGTTTAGAGATGCTTTAAAAGATCCATTTTGGTCTATCCGTGAACAAGCTATTGATGCCATTAATATTGACCCTAACGACCAATTATTGATTAATAAATTGATCGAATTGGCTCAAAAAGACCCACGCTCTCAAGTTCGTCGTGCTGCCATGGAACGCATTGGAGGCTTGGAAGATGCTCAATACTTGGAGGTTGCCAAAAATGCGGTTGACAAAGAGCAGTCTTATATTGTTATCTCTGCCGCATTGCAAGCTATCTATAGAACTAGCCCTGCTTTGGGAACAGAATATGCGGAGCGTTTGAAGAAAGAGGATAATGTTTCTATTCTTTTGGGTATTGCCGCTATTTTTGAAAAAACTGGCGATAAAAAACATATTCCTTTTTATGAAAACAATTGGAATAAGACAGATAATTACGCTCGTTTTACTTTCTTCAATAGCTATGCAGCCTTACTAGAAAACACCAAAGACGAATCTTTGGTTAGAGAGAAAATCGATTATTTTAAAACCATTGCTACCAATGAGGATGTTTCTCAATGGGGACGTTATGCTGCTTCTAATGCTCTAAAAAAATTGCGAGATGATTATTTCTCCCAAGCAGAAAAAGAATATAAAAAAATCGAGACATCAATCCTAGATTTAAAAGGGCAAGATACCAAAGATGCTTTGACGCAACTTCAAATATTACTAAAAGACAAATCCAACGCCAATTATGAACGTGCCGTGGATGCCATTCAACGTTTAAAAGGTAATGAAATTGGTAGTATTTTAGATCGTGTAGATGAGTTTTCCAAAGTCAATACCTACGATATTATTGCAGAGGCAATAGAAGAAATTAAAGAATGGGAAGAAGATCCTACTTTATTGAGATTGTATCGTTCTTGGTAA
- a CDS encoding aldehyde dehydrogenase family protein, with the protein MQEVLKTLGIQEVNFGTSTGVEFFGNTNANLIESYSPVDGKLIGKVSTTTKEEYAQVMERAQEAFKTWRLMPAPQRGEIVRQYGEALRKYKDELGRLVSYEMGKSLQEGWGEVQEMIDICDFAVGLSRQLYGLSMHSERPYHRMYEQWHPMGVVGIISAFNFPVAVWSWNAMIAMVCGNVCVWKGSEKTPLCAVACQNILAEVLKENDLPEGISAIVTGDYQVGEWISTDARIPLVSATGSTRMGKIVAKTVASRLGRYLLELGGNNAMIVTPSADLDVTLVGSVFGAVGTCGQRCTSTRRLIIHESVYDDFVKKLAHAYGQLRIGDPLDQNNHVGPLIDTAAVEMYNNSIEEAKKSGGKVLVEGGVLEGAGYESGCYVKPCVIEVDAQYEIVKHETFAPILYVMKYSSLEEAIEMQNDVPQGLSSAMMTTNLRDSEKFLSVAGSDCGIANVNIGTSGAEIGGAFGGEKETGGGRESGSDSWKAYMRRQTNTINYSTELPLAQGIKFDF; encoded by the coding sequence ATGCAAGAAGTACTAAAAACACTAGGAATTCAAGAGGTAAATTTTGGAACTAGTACAGGTGTAGAATTTTTTGGCAATACCAATGCTAACTTGATAGAATCGTACTCTCCTGTAGATGGCAAGCTAATCGGAAAGGTAAGCACCACTACTAAAGAAGAGTATGCGCAAGTAATGGAACGTGCTCAAGAAGCTTTTAAGACTTGGCGTTTGATGCCTGCTCCTCAACGTGGAGAAATTGTTAGACAATACGGCGAAGCACTTCGTAAATATAAGGATGAGTTAGGTCGTTTGGTTTCTTACGAAATGGGAAAAAGCCTTCAAGAAGGATGGGGAGAAGTACAAGAAATGATTGATATTTGTGACTTTGCAGTTGGATTGTCTCGTCAACTATATGGATTGAGCATGCACTCTGAGCGTCCTTATCATCGTATGTACGAGCAATGGCATCCAATGGGAGTAGTGGGAATTATTTCTGCGTTTAACTTCCCTGTTGCTGTTTGGTCTTGGAATGCAATGATTGCTATGGTTTGTGGTAATGTTTGTGTATGGAAAGGTTCTGAGAAAACACCTTTATGTGCTGTTGCTTGTCAAAATATCTTGGCAGAAGTATTAAAAGAAAATGATTTGCCAGAAGGCATTTCTGCTATTGTAACAGGAGATTACCAAGTAGGAGAGTGGATCAGTACAGATGCTCGTATTCCTTTGGTTTCTGCAACAGGATCTACTCGTATGGGGAAAATTGTTGCTAAAACAGTAGCAAGCCGTTTAGGGCGTTACTTGTTGGAGTTAGGAGGAAACAATGCTATGATTGTAACACCTTCTGCTGACTTAGACGTAACTTTAGTTGGATCTGTTTTTGGTGCTGTAGGAACTTGTGGTCAACGTTGTACATCTACACGTCGTTTGATTATTCACGAAAGTGTATACGACGATTTTGTGAAAAAATTAGCTCATGCTTATGGACAATTGCGTATTGGAGATCCTTTGGATCAAAACAATCATGTAGGACCATTGATTGATACTGCTGCCGTTGAAATGTATAATAACTCTATTGAAGAGGCTAAAAAATCAGGTGGTAAAGTATTGGTTGAAGGAGGCGTACTAGAAGGAGCTGGTTATGAAAGTGGTTGTTATGTAAAACCCTGCGTAATAGAGGTAGATGCACAATATGAAATCGTTAAACACGAAACATTTGCACCTATTTTATATGTCATGAAGTATAGTAGCTTAGAGGAAGCTATTGAGATGCAAAATGATGTACCTCAAGGTCTTTCTTCTGCCATGATGACAACCAACTTGCGTGACTCTGAAAAATTCTTGAGTGTGGCAGGATCTGATTGTGGTATTGCTAATGTTAATATTGGTACTTCTGGTGCTGAAATCGGAGGTGCTTTTGGTGGTGAAAAAGAAACAGGGGGTGGACGTGAGTCTGGTTCTGATTCTTGGAAAGCATATATGCGTCGTCAAACCAATACAATCAACTATAGTACAGAGTTGCCATTGGCTCAAGGAATTAAATTTGACTTCTAA